A window of Castanea sativa cultivar Marrone di Chiusa Pesio chromosome 1, ASM4071231v1 contains these coding sequences:
- the LOC142622594 gene encoding gibberellin-regulated protein 1-like — translation MAISKTLIAPLLISLLLLHLTESYQKVITTMVESPSPSPSPPQKIDCDDACDARCQLSSRPNLCKRACGTCCARCDCVPPGTSGNYDVCPCYANMTTHDGRHKCP, via the exons ATGGCCATCTCTAAAACACTAATTGCTCCACTTctcatttctcttctccttcttcacCTTACTGAATCTTATCAAAAG GTGATCACAACCATGGTCGAGAGCCCAAGCCCAAGTCCTTCCCCTCCACAAAAGATAG ATTGTGATGATGCTTGTGATGCGAGGTGCCAATTGTCTTCTAGGCCAAACCTATGCAAGAGGGCATGTGGAACTTGTTGCGCTCGTTGTGATTGTGTTCCTCCAGGCACTTCTGGAAACTATGATGTGTGTCCCTGCTATGCCAATATGACTACACACGATGGCAGACACAAATGCCCTTAA